The following proteins come from a genomic window of Flavobacterium crocinum:
- a CDS encoding DNA polymerase III subunit alpha, translating to MYLNCHSFHSLRYGTIPLDDLIRQAADCGVTAAALTDINTVTGIYDFIKGCQALGIKPLVGIEFRCRHKFRYIGLAKNAAGLAQMNRFLTDHNFSGATLPKKAPAFESVYFIYTLENAPAELSENEYIGIQPDQLGRLFMPELKKKISKMVVLQPVVFRTKREYNLHRILRAVDLNELLSKLGSEDCCRKSDLMIPEAELIALYKDYPEIIENTRYIIENCNFQYDFESPKNKKHYTKNKAGDIALLTTLAEEGLVWRYGRHNAEAKARVEKELKVINDLEFSGYFLITWDIIRYSNSRGFLHIGRGSGANSIIAYCLGITDICPLELDLYFERFLNENRKSPPDFDIDWSWKERDVILKYIFDRYGYENVAFCGTNVEFKYRSIFREVGKVFGLPKDELDMLAKNPMKLHQTNSIVKLVQEYGMMLEKYPNMRSMHSCGILISEDPLTNYTPLEMPPKGFPIVLFDMHTAEDIGFDKFDILSQRGIGHIDDTVKIIEQNRGIRINIRDNRISKNEQSANVYLAEGRTIGCFYIESPAMRGLLRRLKCDNYKTLVAASSIIRPGVAQSGMMKEYIFRHNNPSRFEYFHPVFEKELGETYGIMVYQEDVIKIALHYGGLSAADGDILRRAMSGKGRSKAALQKVKDDFFIAAAAKGHPEQLSQEIYRQIESFAGYSFCKAHSASYAVESYQSLYLKVHFPIEFMVAVINNQGGFYRTEIYVHEARMAGAVIHTPCVNKSRFETALYGSDIYLGFMHLQGLDSKLSQFIAFERERNGIYRSLEDFINRVPMGIENVKVLIFIGAFRFTGKTKNQLLVQVSLLMNNFKPENRGLMLIQQPAKEFKLPVLERSLFEDAFDEIELLNFPVSCTVFDLLQTRHRGDVMVKDLLKYHKKQVRMLAYLISTKQVPTKRGNMYFGTWIDYEGAYFDTAHFPDSLANNPFQGGGCYLLLGTVEIDYHFPTITISRMAKMPFIPDPRYSDSEKRYTTQHNIKQDVSSTHRQPYPQEHEINLPRHRMKF from the coding sequence ATGTACCTCAACTGCCACTCTTTTCATTCGCTGCGCTACGGCACCATTCCGCTGGATGATCTGATAAGACAGGCAGCGGACTGCGGTGTGACGGCGGCGGCCTTGACCGATATCAATACCGTAACAGGGATTTATGATTTTATAAAAGGCTGCCAGGCTCTAGGCATAAAACCGCTTGTAGGGATAGAATTCCGCTGCAGGCACAAATTCCGCTATATCGGACTTGCCAAAAATGCTGCAGGGCTTGCCCAGATGAACCGGTTCCTGACCGATCATAATTTCAGCGGCGCTACGCTTCCGAAAAAAGCACCGGCTTTTGAATCGGTATACTTCATCTATACGTTGGAAAATGCGCCGGCAGAACTCAGCGAAAATGAATATATCGGCATCCAGCCTGACCAGCTCGGCAGGCTTTTTATGCCTGAACTTAAAAAGAAGATTTCCAAAATGGTTGTTCTTCAGCCTGTGGTATTCCGCACCAAAAGGGAATATAACCTCCACAGAATCCTGCGCGCCGTTGACCTCAATGAGCTTCTGTCCAAACTCGGATCTGAGGACTGCTGCAGAAAATCGGATCTGATGATTCCCGAAGCAGAGCTTATCGCCCTGTATAAAGATTATCCCGAGATTATTGAGAATACCAGATACATCATTGAGAACTGCAATTTTCAGTATGATTTCGAAAGCCCGAAAAACAAAAAACATTATACAAAAAATAAAGCGGGAGACATTGCCCTTTTAACAACCTTGGCTGAAGAAGGTCTAGTATGGCGTTACGGACGGCATAATGCAGAGGCAAAAGCACGTGTGGAAAAAGAGCTCAAAGTCATCAATGATCTTGAATTCAGTGGCTATTTTCTCATTACCTGGGATATCATACGCTACAGCAACAGCAGGGGTTTTCTTCATATCGGCAGGGGCTCGGGCGCCAACAGCATAATTGCCTATTGTCTGGGAATAACGGACATCTGCCCTTTGGAGCTTGACCTGTACTTCGAGCGCTTTCTGAACGAAAACCGCAAGAGCCCTCCCGATTTCGATATCGACTGGTCGTGGAAAGAGCGTGATGTGATCCTGAAATACATCTTCGACCGCTACGGTTATGAGAACGTGGCTTTCTGCGGCACGAATGTGGAATTCAAATACCGCTCAATTTTCCGCGAGGTCGGCAAAGTTTTTGGGCTTCCGAAAGACGAGCTAGACATGCTGGCAAAAAATCCCATGAAGCTCCACCAGACCAATTCCATTGTCAAGCTTGTGCAGGAATACGGCATGATGCTCGAAAAATATCCCAACATGCGCAGCATGCATTCCTGCGGAATCCTAATCTCGGAAGACCCGCTGACCAATTACACGCCGCTGGAAATGCCGCCGAAAGGTTTTCCCATCGTCTTGTTTGATATGCATACGGCTGAGGATATCGGTTTTGACAAGTTTGACATTCTCAGCCAGAGAGGCATCGGACATATTGATGATACCGTGAAAATAATTGAACAGAACAGAGGTATTCGCATCAATATCCGCGACAATAGAATATCAAAAAACGAGCAGTCCGCAAACGTATATCTTGCAGAAGGACGAACCATAGGATGCTTCTACATTGAAAGCCCCGCAATGCGCGGACTCTTGCGCCGTCTGAAATGCGATAATTATAAAACGCTTGTAGCGGCATCATCGATTATCCGCCCGGGAGTGGCACAGTCCGGAATGATGAAGGAGTATATCTTCCGCCATAACAACCCGTCAAGATTTGAATATTTCCATCCGGTCTTTGAAAAGGAGCTCGGAGAAACCTACGGCATTATGGTGTATCAGGAAGACGTTATAAAAATTGCCCTGCATTACGGCGGGCTCTCAGCTGCCGATGGAGATATCTTAAGGCGTGCCATGTCGGGAAAAGGACGCTCAAAAGCGGCGCTTCAGAAAGTAAAGGACGATTTCTTTATTGCTGCTGCCGCAAAAGGGCATCCCGAACAGCTGAGCCAGGAGATCTACCGCCAGATCGAATCCTTTGCGGGCTATTCTTTCTGCAAGGCGCACTCTGCCTCCTATGCCGTGGAGAGCTATCAGAGCCTTTATCTGAAGGTGCACTTCCCTATTGAATTTATGGTTGCCGTCATAAATAATCAGGGAGGATTTTACAGAACTGAAATCTATGTGCACGAAGCCAGAATGGCCGGCGCTGTTATCCATACTCCCTGCGTGAATAAAAGCAGATTTGAAACCGCGCTTTACGGTAGCGATATTTATCTGGGATTTATGCACCTGCAGGGCCTTGATTCCAAGCTCTCTCAGTTCATCGCTTTTGAACGCGAGAGAAACGGCATTTATAGATCACTGGAGGATTTCATAAACAGGGTGCCGATGGGCATCGAGAATGTAAAGGTGCTTATTTTCATAGGCGCATTCCGCTTTACGGGAAAAACCAAAAACCAGCTTCTGGTACAGGTAAGCCTTTTGATGAATAATTTCAAGCCTGAAAACCGCGGGCTTATGCTGATTCAGCAGCCAGCAAAAGAGTTCAAGTTGCCTGTCCTGGAGCGCTCGTTATTTGAGGATGCCTTTGATGAAATAGAGCTTTTGAATTTCCCGGTTTCCTGCACCGTTTTTGATCTGCTGCAGACCAGACACCGCGGGGACGTGATGGTCAAGGATTTATTAAAATACCATAAAAAACAGGTCCGCATGCTGGCTTATCTGATCTCCACCAAACAGGTGCCGACCAAAAGAGGCAATATGTATTTCGGGACATGGATTGATTATGAAGGAGCTTATTTTGATACTGCGCATTTCCCGGACAGTCTGGCAAATAACCCGTTTCAGGGAGGCGGCTGCTACCTGCTTTTAGGAACCGTGGAAATTGACTATCATTTTCCGACGATCACCATTTCCAGAATGGCGAAAATGCCATTTATCCCTGATCCAAGATATTCAGACTCAGAAAAAAGGTATACAACGCAGCACAATATCAAACAGGATGTCAGCAGCACCCACCGCCAGCCTTATCCGCAGGAACATGAAATTAATCTGCCGCGCCACAGAATGAAATTTTGA
- the dinB gene encoding DNA polymerase IV produces MSRAIVHIDMNTFFVSCERLTNSELNGIPLIIGGGDRGVVASCSYEARKFGVRSAMPIHMAMKLCPQAKIMKGDMELYSRLSHDITEIIQEKAPVVEKASIDEFYLDITGMDKFYGSYRWTDELAQRITKETGLPLTFALSVNKTVSKIGTGEGKQKQNLEIPEHLVQSFLNPLSIRKIPMVGQKTFELLSRIGIRTIQTLSEMPAESLQQMIGKNGTELWKKANGIDNTPVEPYTERKSISTEHTFSQDTIDVLKLNRILQGMVEKLAYQLRAEEWLTSTVTVKIRYANFDTETKQSRVPYTSADHILTQTVTDLFTKLYQRRMRLRLIGVRFSGLVRGTYQIDLFNDTEEMLALYQAMDRMKTRYGFDAVMRCAGASFKPNNKDEILKRKK; encoded by the coding sequence ATGAGCCGGGCTATTGTACATATCGACATGAACACGTTTTTCGTATCCTGCGAAAGGCTGACAAATTCTGAACTTAACGGCATACCGCTTATCATCGGCGGAGGTGACAGAGGCGTTGTGGCATCATGCTCTTATGAAGCCAGAAAATTCGGCGTGCGTTCCGCAATGCCGATCCATATGGCCATGAAGCTCTGCCCTCAGGCCAAAATTATGAAAGGCGACATGGAACTCTATTCCAGGCTTTCCCACGACATTACCGAAATCATTCAGGAAAAGGCGCCTGTGGTGGAAAAAGCCAGCATCGATGAATTTTATCTGGACATTACCGGCATGGATAAATTCTATGGCAGCTACAGATGGACTGATGAGCTGGCGCAGCGCATCACAAAAGAAACGGGGCTCCCCCTCACCTTTGCCCTTTCGGTCAACAAGACCGTTTCGAAAATCGGAACCGGCGAAGGCAAGCAGAAGCAGAATCTTGAAATTCCCGAGCATCTGGTGCAGTCCTTTTTGAATCCGCTCTCCATTCGAAAAATCCCGATGGTGGGACAGAAAACCTTTGAGCTTCTTTCGAGAATCGGCATTCGCACCATCCAGACCCTTTCTGAAATGCCGGCCGAATCCCTGCAGCAGATGATCGGCAAAAACGGCACCGAGCTCTGGAAAAAAGCCAATGGAATTGACAACACTCCCGTGGAGCCCTACACGGAAAGAAAATCAATTTCTACCGAACATACCTTTTCACAGGACACCATTGATGTATTAAAATTAAACCGGATCCTGCAGGGCATGGTGGAGAAACTGGCCTATCAGCTGCGCGCCGAAGAATGGCTCACCTCAACGGTGACCGTCAAAATAAGGTACGCCAACTTTGATACCGAAACCAAGCAGTCAAGGGTGCCGTACACCTCGGCGGATCATATTCTGACCCAGACCGTGACCGATCTCTTTACCAAGCTTTACCAGCGCCGTATGCGCCTGCGCCTCATAGGCGTACGCTTCAGCGGACTGGTCAGGGGAACCTATCAGATTGACCTATTCAATGACACCGAAGAAATGCTGGCCCTCTATCAAGCCATGGACAGGATGAAGACCCGTTACGGATTTGATGCCGTGATGAGATGCGCCGGCGCATCTTTCAAACCCAACAATAAAGACGAAATTTTAAAACGCAAAAAATAA
- a CDS encoding Cas9 inhibitor AcrIIA9 family protein, producing MKASEKFKTAIETYLNVKALTDALFADTLKKETKNLESCFHYIFGEVKKTGECAFDNQEIFDMAEKYYTDDSIGTPAPIQCRVAVSAPEKPDLFSTAPAVPENEVQKTETVPPPVKPVQQTLTLFDL from the coding sequence ATGAAAGCATCAGAAAAATTCAAGACCGCCATAGAAACCTACCTAAACGTGAAAGCGCTGACCGATGCGCTATTTGCTGACACCTTAAAGAAAGAAACCAAAAACTTGGAGAGCTGTTTCCATTACATTTTCGGCGAGGTTAAAAAAACAGGCGAATGCGCCTTTGACAATCAGGAAATCTTTGACATGGCTGAGAAATACTACACAGACGACAGCATCGGCACGCCTGCCCCAATCCAATGCAGGGTCGCAGTCAGCGCTCCCGAAAAGCCTGATTTGTTCTCAACTGCTCCCGCAGTTCCTGAAAATGAAGTTCAGAAAACTGAAACAGTACCGCCACCCGTGAAGCCTGTCCAGCAAACCCTAACACTTTTTGACTTATGA
- a CDS encoding JAB domain-containing protein, whose product MKNLHQNTDWQKVSEIELIYKSRVKSADRPYIASSKDAYRILLDSWDPGKIEFFEQFKVLLLNQSNRVLGIYEVSSGGIAGTVVDMRLLFAAALKAAAVGIIITHNHPSGKTAPSEADRNMTRKIHEAGKLLDIPLLDHIIVTPETYYSFADEGAL is encoded by the coding sequence ATGAAAAATCTACATCAAAACACAGACTGGCAGAAAGTATCAGAAATCGAACTGATCTATAAAAGCAGAGTAAAAAGCGCCGACAGGCCTTATATCGCATCTTCCAAAGATGCTTACCGAATTCTGCTTGACAGCTGGGATCCCGGCAAAATAGAATTCTTCGAACAGTTCAAAGTGCTTTTGCTCAACCAGTCCAACAGAGTTCTGGGAATCTACGAGGTCTCCTCAGGAGGCATTGCTGGTACCGTGGTTGATATGCGCCTGCTTTTCGCGGCAGCCCTGAAAGCTGCCGCCGTCGGAATCATTATCACCCACAACCATCCCTCAGGAAAGACAGCGCCTTCCGAGGCCGACAGAAATATGACCCGAAAAATCCATGAAGCGGGAAAACTGCTGGATATACCGCTTCTCGACCACATCATCGTGACACCTGAGACCTATTACTCTTTTGCAGATGAAGGCGCCCTGTAA
- a CDS encoding single-stranded DNA-binding protein, translating to MEISGRIVKDAITAKVSNDREVVNFSIAVNDSYRPKGSTELKKIVTYIDCSYWMSAKMAQWLKKGTMVELFGRIGLNVYTNAEGKALGSLTFHTSNIKILVFPKTESAFAVPAVQSKSMAKNEPDDLPF from the coding sequence ATGGAAATCTCAGGACGAATTGTAAAGGATGCCATAACGGCAAAAGTCTCAAATGACAGGGAGGTGGTAAATTTTTCCATCGCCGTAAACGACAGCTACAGACCAAAAGGGTCGACTGAACTTAAAAAGATAGTGACTTACATCGACTGCTCGTATTGGATGAGCGCTAAAATGGCGCAGTGGCTTAAAAAAGGCACTATGGTCGAGCTCTTCGGGCGCATCGGTCTGAATGTCTACACCAATGCCGAGGGAAAGGCGCTCGGCTCTCTGACCTTTCACACCAGTAACATCAAAATACTGGTTTTCCCGAAAACAGAAAGCGCTTTTGCTGTTCCCGCAGTCCAAAGCAAAAGCATGGCAAAAAACGAACCTGACGATCTGCCTTTCTGA
- the xseA gene encoding exodeoxyribonuclease VII large subunit encodes MGPENFITLSQLNYQIHQAISERFKGRTYWVVADVTSHNYKADKKIHYFELVEKGEKNSAITAKIMGKAWGEGAVRLSDFQEKTGQAFTNNLHVLVQVSVDYHALYGLSVNVLDIDANFTLGVLEQQRNTTLKRLVEENDFITKTPEGYSTLNSRLILPLAMQRLAVISASNSAGNEDFRHTLKHNDFGYSFQIDDYYTVVQGDNNAKLFLNKLIEVFNTGIAYDAIIIIRGGGAQSDFLIFDNYQIGRAVAKFPIPVITGIGHQKNVSIVDLMAHTSTKTPTKAAEFIIAHNRSFEMGLLSLQQNIVIRSQQLFMGHFRMLEELKRNISRNAIGLVGLYKEKLSSTNQKLAADSRGILYQHSRELSLMAQSTAQISRSLLARKRSDIDYLAGNLKRSAAGYLKTRSLHLEHMQKSIRMMSPQNILKKGYAIVRAGGGITSNTENIKEGDNIEVVLYDTILKSTVREKIQYDGRETDL; translated from the coding sequence ATGGGACCGGAAAACTTTATCACACTCTCTCAGCTAAACTATCAGATCCATCAGGCCATCAGTGAGCGTTTCAAGGGGCGCACCTACTGGGTGGTTGCGGATGTGACAAGCCATAACTATAAGGCAGATAAAAAGATCCATTACTTTGAGCTTGTTGAAAAAGGGGAGAAAAACAGCGCGATTACAGCCAAGATCATGGGAAAAGCGTGGGGGGAAGGTGCTGTACGGCTGTCTGATTTCCAAGAAAAGACAGGACAGGCATTTACCAATAATCTTCATGTGCTTGTACAGGTCAGTGTGGATTACCATGCGCTGTATGGACTATCGGTTAATGTTTTGGATATCGATGCCAATTTTACCTTGGGAGTTTTGGAGCAGCAGCGCAATACAACCTTAAAAAGACTGGTAGAAGAAAATGATTTTATCACCAAAACACCAGAAGGCTACTCCACACTGAACAGCCGTCTTATACTGCCCCTAGCCATGCAGAGGCTTGCTGTGATATCGGCCAGCAACTCGGCGGGGAATGAAGATTTCAGGCATACTTTGAAGCATAATGATTTTGGCTATTCTTTTCAGATCGATGATTATTACACCGTAGTGCAGGGAGACAACAACGCCAAACTGTTTTTAAATAAGCTCATAGAGGTATTCAACACAGGCATAGCGTACGATGCCATAATCATTATAAGGGGAGGAGGCGCGCAGTCGGATTTTCTGATTTTTGACAATTACCAGATAGGACGTGCCGTGGCAAAATTTCCGATTCCTGTCATAACGGGAATCGGGCACCAGAAAAATGTCTCCATAGTGGATCTTATGGCGCATACCAGCACCAAAACCCCCACTAAAGCTGCAGAGTTTATCATCGCCCACAACCGAAGTTTCGAGATGGGGCTGCTTTCGCTGCAGCAGAATATCGTCATCAGATCACAGCAGCTTTTTATGGGCCATTTCAGAATGCTTGAAGAGCTTAAAAGAAATATTTCCAGAAACGCAATAGGGCTTGTGGGCCTATACAAAGAAAAGCTGTCAAGCACCAATCAGAAGCTTGCAGCGGACAGCAGAGGCATACTTTATCAGCACAGCCGTGAGCTATCGCTTATGGCACAGAGTACCGCGCAGATTTCACGCAGCCTGCTTGCCCGCAAAAGAAGCGATATTGATTATCTTGCAGGAAACTTGAAACGATCTGCGGCAGGATATCTTAAAACCAGAAGCCTGCATCTTGAACATATGCAGAAAAGCATCAGGATGATGTCTCCGCAGAACATACTTAAGAAAGGCTATGCCATCGTAAGAGCAGGAGGCGGGATTACCAGCAATACAGAAAATATAAAAGAAGGAGACAATATAGAAGTGGTCCTTTATGATACCATACTAAAAAGCACCGTTAGGGAAAAAATACAATATGATGGAAGAGAAACTGACCTATGA
- the xseB gene encoding exodeoxyribonuclease VII small subunit — MMEEKLTYEAAWSELTAISKEIENETISVDELASKVKRASELIAFCQGRLKATEAEVGKIIDGMENQQKE, encoded by the coding sequence ATGATGGAAGAGAAACTGACCTATGAAGCGGCTTGGAGCGAGCTGACTGCCATTTCAAAAGAAATAGAAAATGAGACCATTTCAGTGGATGAGCTAGCATCGAAAGTAAAGAGGGCATCTGAATTAATCGCCTTCTGCCAGGGCAGGCTTAAAGCCACCGAGGCAGAAGTGGGAAAGATCATTGACGGCATGGAAAATCAGCAGAAGGAATAA
- a CDS encoding PcfJ domain-containing protein, with translation MIPKTAIEKEISALSAELSPITAKMHNWAEQNIFLKWAVLSRGKFHCLDCAHSWKPDSESQSCQKYIACTACQGRLKMHQHNQVHFKEIEYFATTDAFRGYQVVRIICSHKNMKKNVLPDYSHTEVMQHWINPKGEVRTISRSTNVFSQAYDAWKYYSPLEIRPKNFQESPKYRINPYKVYPNLKVIPLLKRNGFKTSMHGIAPQILFTALLKDPIAETLLKSAQNCLLKHYLASHEQHLRENWQAVKTCLKHGYKIQDIKIWEDYITLLRWFKKDLSSPALACPENLDEAHDRLVAKKMEIQRRKHLAQMRAEIQQAEPIYENDKKQFLGLSFTDKDLTVKVLDRVQDFLEEGDTLNHCVFTNEYYKKKDSLILSAQIENRPIETIEISLSKMEIIQCRGNRNKATKHHNRILGIIRRNLPEIAKRLKKQEKQEKQTAIA, from the coding sequence ATGATACCTAAAACAGCCATAGAAAAAGAAATAAGCGCCTTAAGCGCTGAGCTTTCGCCCATAACAGCAAAAATGCACAACTGGGCTGAACAAAATATTTTCCTCAAATGGGCGGTGCTTTCACGTGGGAAATTCCATTGTCTGGACTGCGCCCACTCGTGGAAACCCGACAGCGAAAGCCAGTCCTGCCAAAAATATATCGCTTGCACTGCCTGTCAGGGCAGGCTTAAAATGCATCAGCACAATCAAGTGCATTTCAAGGAAATTGAATATTTTGCCACGACTGATGCCTTCCGAGGGTATCAGGTGGTGCGCATCATCTGTTCGCACAAGAACATGAAAAAGAATGTTCTTCCCGACTATTCCCATACCGAAGTCATGCAGCATTGGATTAATCCAAAAGGGGAAGTGCGCACCATCTCACGAAGCACCAACGTTTTTTCCCAAGCCTATGATGCATGGAAATATTATTCCCCACTCGAAATCCGTCCCAAAAATTTTCAGGAATCCCCGAAATACCGCATAAATCCCTATAAGGTTTATCCGAACTTGAAAGTGATTCCGCTTTTGAAAAGAAACGGCTTCAAAACTTCCATGCACGGCATTGCTCCGCAGATTCTCTTTACCGCCCTTTTGAAAGACCCCATAGCGGAAACCCTTTTAAAATCGGCGCAGAACTGCCTGCTCAAACATTACCTGGCTTCCCATGAACAGCACCTGCGTGAGAACTGGCAGGCTGTTAAAACCTGCCTTAAGCACGGTTATAAAATTCAGGACATCAAGATTTGGGAGGATTATATTACATTACTGCGATGGTTTAAAAAAGACCTCAGCTCTCCTGCACTTGCCTGCCCTGAAAACTTGGACGAAGCGCATGACAGGCTTGTCGCCAAAAAAATGGAGATTCAAAGAAGAAAGCATCTTGCTCAGATGCGAGCCGAAATACAGCAGGCAGAGCCGATTTATGAAAACGATAAAAAACAGTTCTTAGGGCTTTCCTTTACCGATAAAGACCTTACCGTAAAAGTCCTTGACCGTGTGCAGGATTTTCTTGAAGAGGGCGATACGCTCAACCACTGCGTATTTACCAACGAATATTATAAAAAGAAAGATTCACTGATACTGTCTGCTCAGATCGAGAACAGACCTATTGAAACCATTGAAATCTCCCTTTCCAAAATGGAAATCATCCAATGCAGGGGGAATCGAAATAAAGCCACCAAACACCATAACAGGATTTTGGGCATTATCCGAAGAAACCTGCCTGAGATTGCCAAACGGTTGAAAAAACAGGAAAAGCAGGAAAAGCAGACCGCTATTGCTTAA
- a CDS encoding DUF6965 family protein produces MNHEEIKRHFENNPPPKEVRLTEWANITDTQVFLSSCYSTIRNFNGPIDRCPAWWHLRDFYLLMKKTADQPASEEPASE; encoded by the coding sequence ATGAATCATGAAGAAATAAAACGCCATTTTGAGAACAATCCTCCCCCAAAGGAAGTTAGATTGACTGAATGGGCAAATATCACCGACACGCAGGTTTTCCTTAGCAGCTGCTATTCGACTATCAGAAATTTTAACGGCCCGATAGACAGATGCCCTGCATGGTGGCATCTGAGGGATTTTTACCTGCTTATGAAAAAAACAGCCGACCAGCCGGCCAGCGAAGAGCCTGCTTCAGAATAA
- a CDS encoding SOS response-associated peptidase, translating into MCYYTQQNASIEDLKRRFNAELDNEETYLQSDFINGFSHPNIPVILNSSPHLITTDYTWGLLPSWAKDIEFRKNTLNARIETIDEKASFKNITHNRCLIIASAYYEWHWNDEKGKSKDKYQINSQDDEIFTFAGLYSSWTDPVTDEIKNTYTMVTTKANRLMDFIHNHKHRMPIMLKKQDETAWLDQSVAITEFAYPYEGNLIALQSN; encoded by the coding sequence ATGTGTTATTATACCCAGCAGAATGCCTCGATAGAAGATCTCAAAAGACGCTTTAATGCGGAACTCGACAATGAGGAAACCTATCTGCAGTCGGATTTTATAAACGGGTTCTCCCATCCAAATATCCCTGTGATACTGAATTCCTCTCCGCATCTAATCACAACGGATTATACTTGGGGACTTCTGCCTTCCTGGGCAAAAGACATCGAGTTCAGGAAAAACACCCTTAATGCCCGCATTGAAACCATTGACGAGAAAGCATCATTCAAAAATATAACGCACAACCGCTGCCTGATAATCGCATCTGCCTATTACGAATGGCACTGGAATGATGAAAAGGGAAAAAGCAAGGATAAGTACCAGATCAACTCGCAGGATGATGAAATCTTCACTTTTGCAGGTTTGTATTCGTCCTGGACGGACCCCGTTACAGATGAAATTAAAAACACCTATACCATGGTTACCACAAAAGCAAACAGACTAATGGACTTTATACACAACCATAAACATAGGATGCCTATTATGCTCAAAAAGCAGGATGAAACCGCTTGGCTGGACCAGTCTGTGGCTATTACCGAATTTGCCTATCCCTATGAAGGAAACTTAATCGCACTTCAGTCAAATTAA